The proteins below are encoded in one region of Segatella copri:
- a CDS encoding T9SS type A sorting domain-containing protein, with amino-acid sequence MKHKYLIAVFFFISTLSATAQTPGGVDKPMVWSRDSASVRVSAGAGLTYIGVSKVYGEKEQAIWSLGSGRSITRMQTTERAANLGDGTFMNYAKESLPEMRLYSYTTSSNMSNGQTLHIGRNGNTKLPVKNLDGRTVEYTVFDRRLSDTERCRVESYLALKYGVSLRSSYLNSRSEVIWNGYTNKDYSHRIAGLISDKASALHKTRAKSCEEDGFLTINMSKPFEDGESLLWGDNNGKLSFRQSKAYGKWLGRRWMDTATRIDKPNVDVVADSKQLRQIQPLAEGESYYLAVDPTGTGSFPVKTLSYHKANTTVGDSIVFKNIPLGRHDVFTLRAAKDMFTTIEVEQPTEKSGSTGTLSVRVTGGIAPYKMTLQREHMSVFNRTTSDSIQSADGLIEGKYLLTTTDHVGNKSENEFQISKTGITEIPSMNPSDGNSDFFANVSVSPNPTANGYFGVQVELSEAAPLDMALYTAGGALVSRQTNMPDTYFSTKVYLPQTGVYLLTLQSGSKEKTFKLVRK; translated from the coding sequence ATGAAACATAAATATCTCATAGCAGTTTTCTTCTTTATATCCACTCTTTCTGCTACAGCTCAGACCCCTGGTGGCGTAGATAAGCCAATGGTCTGGTCACGTGATTCTGCCTCTGTCCGTGTCTCTGCTGGTGCTGGTCTTACCTATATCGGCGTAAGTAAGGTATATGGCGAAAAGGAACAGGCAATATGGTCTCTTGGAAGCGGAAGATCTATTACCCGTATGCAGACAACCGAGCGTGCTGCTAACCTTGGTGACGGTACTTTTATGAATTATGCCAAGGAATCTCTGCCTGAAATGCGACTTTACAGCTATACGACCTCTTCCAATATGAGCAACGGTCAGACTCTGCATATCGGTCGGAACGGGAACACTAAGCTGCCTGTAAAGAACCTTGATGGCAGAACAGTTGAGTATACAGTCTTCGATCGTCGCCTTTCTGATACAGAACGTTGCCGTGTGGAAAGCTACCTCGCATTGAAATACGGCGTGAGTCTTCGCAGTAGTTACCTTAATTCAAGAAGCGAGGTTATTTGGAATGGGTATACCAACAAGGACTATAGCCACCGTATAGCTGGTCTTATCTCAGACAAAGCCTCTGCCCTGCATAAGACAAGAGCCAAGAGCTGTGAGGAAGACGGTTTCCTTACAATCAATATGAGCAAACCTTTTGAAGATGGTGAGAGTCTTCTTTGGGGTGACAACAATGGTAAACTTTCTTTCCGTCAGAGCAAGGCTTACGGCAAGTGGCTCGGTAGAAGATGGATGGATACAGCAACACGGATTGACAAGCCCAATGTTGATGTTGTAGCTGATAGCAAGCAGCTACGCCAGATACAGCCTCTTGCAGAAGGTGAGAGCTACTATCTTGCCGTTGATCCTACAGGAACAGGTAGCTTTCCTGTCAAAACTCTAAGTTATCATAAGGCAAATACGACAGTTGGTGATAGTATTGTCTTTAAGAATATACCGTTAGGTAGACATGATGTCTTCACGCTACGAGCTGCCAAAGATATGTTTACAACAATAGAAGTAGAGCAGCCAACGGAGAAGAGCGGCAGCACAGGAACACTTTCTGTCAGAGTAACAGGTGGTATTGCCCCTTACAAGATGACTCTACAGAGAGAACACATGTCTGTTTTCAATCGTACTACAAGCGACAGCATACAGTCTGCTGATGGACTCATAGAAGGAAAATACCTTCTTACGACGACAGACCATGTGGGCAATAAGTCTGAGAATGAGTTTCAGATATCTAAGACGGGTATCACAGAAATTCCTTCCATGAATCCTTCCGATGGAAATAGTGACTTCTTTGCGAATGTAAGTGTAAGTCCTAATCCAACGGCGAATGGATATTTCGGTGTCCAGGTGGAACTGAGCGAAGCTGCTCCATTGGACATGGCACTCTATACGGCGGGTGGAGCTCTTGTCAGTCGTCAGACGAATATGCCAGATACATATTTCTCCACTAAAGTCTATCTTCCACAGACAGGTGTTTACTTATTGACACTGCAAAGTGGTAGCAAAGAAAAGACATTTAAACTGGTGAGAAAGTAA
- a CDS encoding UpxY family transcription antiterminator, with translation MKIDEWTSEDVHTSGGGEFPPCAGLTFNVLPEAQSTVSAESSQTGVSTRNAHIASKPKVQKEEEILHWYALRTTYGRERKAYDYMTAKGITAFYPTIKTVKLIKGKRKVVTESRLPNIFFAYGTEEQLKTFVYDNVNLPFLRFYYRHVHVGRRIDKRPLIVPNYQMESLKIICAANTDNTIVSIEKVQKFEKGQLVKIVDGAFKGVVGKVARWQGQQRVGVVVDDLVTVVTAYVPSAFLEKII, from the coding sequence ATGAAAATCGATGAATGGACATCAGAAGATGTACACACCTCAGGAGGTGGGGAATTCCCTCCTTGCGCTGGACTTACCTTCAACGTCCTCCCCGAAGCTCAAAGCACTGTTTCTGCTGAGAGTTCACAAACAGGGGTGTCCACTAGAAATGCACATATAGCAAGTAAGCCTAAAGTACAAAAAGAGGAAGAAATACTTCATTGGTATGCCTTACGTACTACTTATGGTAGAGAGAGAAAGGCATACGACTATATGACAGCCAAAGGCATCACGGCTTTCTATCCTACCATCAAAACGGTAAAACTAATAAAAGGTAAGCGCAAAGTTGTTACCGAGTCACGTTTACCCAATATATTCTTCGCCTATGGTACAGAAGAACAACTCAAAACTTTTGTTTACGACAACGTAAACCTCCCTTTCCTTCGTTTTTATTATCGTCACGTCCACGTTGGTCGCAGAATTGACAAAAGACCTTTGATAGTTCCTAATTACCAAATGGAAAGTCTAAAAATTATCTGTGCTGCCAATACGGATAATACTATCGTATCAATAGAAAAAGTACAGAAGTTCGAGAAAGGTCAGTTAGTAAAGATTGTTGATGGCGCGTTTAAGGGAGTGGTTGGTAAAGTTGCAAGGTGGCAAGGGCAACAGAGAGTTGGGGTTGTTGTAGATGACTTGGTAACTGTTGTGACGGCATATGTGCCAAGTGCGTTTTTAGAAAAAATTATATAA
- a CDS encoding PorT family protein, translating to MKDKSNRKKRYILAGIFLGIAALLGIERCVNDEPESEQSIEQKTADKAPSLSTTPPVSSSFDKTNVQKDSGRSDCVYNKLGNSSVNDKTASMKHEKKEPDNEPTNQKTGEYVLDNSMNSQPSIVQENPKETPSMRTYSFPHHHLFRIGLRVGVGYSSISGLSSIIENYDIRPTFTMNERGGVNPRIGVFGTWQYRRLGAELSIDYTRLSSKLTEYKKTEYITETTRFHYNFITPQILLRFYAFPKFYMGAGISAAIPFGSRNIDFTNDRIGEVYRQQAERTQDHLRESVKARVTFIPTIKIGYVDIKNGFEAGLEYGFGFNDVLRTSANDYGYQERMNNLQTVSLTIGYSLPLGKAK from the coding sequence ATGAAGGACAAGAGCAACAGAAAAAAACGTTATATTCTGGCAGGAATCTTTCTTGGCATAGCTGCTCTTTTGGGTATAGAACGCTGTGTTAATGACGAGCCAGAGTCTGAGCAGAGTATAGAACAAAAGACAGCAGACAAGGCTCCATCACTGTCTACTACACCACCTGTCTCTTCTTCTTTTGACAAGACAAATGTGCAGAAGGATTCGGGACGTTCAGATTGTGTATATAATAAGCTGGGGAATTCATCTGTAAACGATAAAACAGCCAGTATGAAACACGAGAAGAAAGAACCTGACAATGAACCTACTAATCAGAAAACAGGTGAATATGTTCTTGACAACTCTATGAATAGTCAGCCCTCTATCGTACAGGAGAATCCGAAAGAAACTCCATCTATGAGGACTTACTCTTTTCCTCACCATCATCTTTTTCGGATTGGACTTAGGGTAGGAGTTGGTTATTCCAGCATTTCAGGATTAAGCAGTATTATTGAGAACTATGATATACGTCCTACTTTCACAATGAATGAACGTGGTGGTGTAAATCCTCGTATTGGAGTCTTTGGCACATGGCAATATCGCAGGTTAGGTGCAGAGTTGAGCATTGATTATACTCGTCTCTCCAGCAAGCTGACGGAGTACAAAAAAACTGAATATATAACCGAGACTACACGGTTTCATTATAATTTCATTACTCCACAAATCTTGCTTCGTTTCTATGCTTTCCCAAAGTTCTATATGGGAGCAGGAATCAGTGCTGCTATTCCGTTTGGCAGCCGTAATATCGACTTCACCAATGACCGCATTGGGGAGGTATACCGACAGCAGGCTGAACGTACTCAGGATCATCTGAGAGAATCTGTCAAAGCACGAGTGACATTTATTCCTACCATAAAGATTGGCTATGTTGATATAAAGAACGGTTTTGAGGCAGGACTGGAATACGGTTTCGGATTTAATGATGTGCTTCGCACCAGTGCCAATGACTATGGATATCAGGAGCGTATGAACAATCTGCAGACAGTCAGTCTTACCATTGGCTACAGTCTTCCACTTGGCAAAGCTAAATAA
- a CDS encoding PorT family protein, whose translation MSAQVSPIRLGVRLGCGMSVNTGMDKILVPEDYYSNYNFKDKWQFTPTVSVFAQYHVDGSIIGVEGGFSYWQKASQLVYNDDKELNYKVTPRYNYIGVSALLKIYPWRKGFNISIGGRAGANLNGKGISYESNQEDNKFANYHFATVAETERLMKEKLTGQPDIAVGGGFGYEIGNHWALDLRYFHGLNTTIKTERNDYNWAEHSTHGQNIELSISYLFKL comes from the coding sequence ATGTCAGCGCAGGTTTCACCTATCCGGTTAGGTGTCCGTTTAGGTTGTGGAATGTCTGTCAACACAGGAATGGATAAAATCCTTGTTCCTGAAGACTATTATTCCAATTACAATTTCAAAGACAAGTGGCAGTTTACTCCAACAGTTAGTGTATTTGCCCAGTATCATGTTGATGGTTCCATCATTGGTGTTGAAGGTGGATTTAGCTATTGGCAGAAGGCATCACAGCTTGTCTATAATGATGATAAGGAGTTAAACTATAAGGTTACACCTCGTTATAATTACATTGGTGTATCTGCTCTGCTGAAGATTTATCCTTGGCGCAAAGGCTTTAATATCTCAATTGGAGGGCGTGCGGGAGCCAATCTTAATGGCAAGGGCATATCTTACGAGAGTAATCAAGAAGACAATAAGTTTGCAAACTATCATTTTGCTACTGTAGCTGAGACGGAACGTTTGATGAAGGAGAAACTGACGGGGCAGCCAGATATTGCCGTTGGTGGTGGCTTTGGTTATGAAATTGGCAACCACTGGGCTTTAGATTTACGTTACTTTCACGGATTGAACACTACCATCAAGACAGAGCGTAATGACTATAACTGGGCAGAACATTCAACCCATGGACAGAACATAGAGCTTAGTATCAGCTATCTTTTTAAACTTTAA